The following is a genomic window from Rhinoraja longicauda isolate Sanriku21f chromosome 26, sRhiLon1.1, whole genome shotgun sequence.
TCCGATACCTTTGACAACCATGAATATGCTGAATGCAACTGGACAGACAAGTGATCTTCCCAACACCACTTCCGATTTGATGTCTACATCTTCCAACACCTCACAAACTGTATTAAACCATTCATCGGAGACATCTGTTTCAAGTTCGGCCTCTCCACCAACTTCGCCTGTGACAACAGTTGATCACAATACTGAGATTTTGACTCCTCCAGTGAGGAGGGAGTCAACCACAAACCAAGGGAACAAAGACCAAGGCACCAACATGAACGCAAGCATGATCATCGCTTGCATCATTGGAGGGCTATTGCTGCTTCTGGTGATCAGCATAATTGGGATCCTGTTGGTGAAAAGATGCTCGAGAAATTATAATGTGCAGGACACGCCATGGGCAGGAACTTGCCCAGTTAGTAATGATCGGGAACATCCAGATGAAGGCGGTGATGGTGGTGCTGCTCCAACAAAGCGCCCCTCGCTCACCAGCTTCCTCTCGAAAAAGGCAAAACGTGATTCCTTACTGGATAACTATAGCATGGAGGTGCAGGCGAATGAAGGGGTCAATAATTTGGCTTCATCTGAGACAGAAGGAAAGGCACTGTCTGCTGACGTCAAAGGGGATAATGAAACCGCAAAAGAACCTCCGGCTTTAGCTAAAACAACGAGTCAAGAATTCCTACCACTGCTCGAGGAACACGATATTCCG
Proteins encoded in this region:
- the LOC144606233 gene encoding uncharacterized protein LOC144606233, with amino-acid sequence MVVIQLTILALLVNGLNTQNDLNHATSPISTEELNTTMTASSSTPTPPIPLTTMNMLNATGQTSDLPNTTSDLMSTSSNTSQTVLNHSSETSVSSSASPPTSPVTTVDHNTEILTPPVRRESTTNQGNKDQGTNMNASMIIACIIGGLLLLLVISIIGILLVKRCSRNYNVQDTPWAGTCPVSNDREHPDEGGDGGAAPTKRPSLTSFLSKKAKRDSLLDNYSMEVQANEGVNNLASSETEGKALSADVKGDNETAKEPPALAKTTSQEFLPLLEEHDIPDEDDLQPPPPATDTETSKLSEGLTDADLNNSDLSPPPMDIVDLVNNSELPPPL